GATCAGCTCCTCGAGGTGCTGCGCGGCCAGCACGCCGGCGCGCGTTCGGGACGGACGGGCGTCGGGAGTCGTCATGTGGTGGGGCGAGTACGTCAGGCCGGCGCCGCGGACTCGCGCTTGGCGTAGCGCTCCAGGTCCGCGCCCAGCAGCAGCGTCAGGGCGACCAGCGCGGCCGCGATGAAGAACGGCACGCCGACGCCCAGCTTGTCGAACGCGAGGCCGGCGATGATCGGGAAGATGGCGCGCGACGCGCCGCCGAACGTCTGCTGCACGCCCATGTACAGCCCGCGCTCCTCCTTGGGCGTCACGCGCGAGAGCATCGCCGTCACGCAGGGGAAGGTGAACGCGGTGCCGAGCGGCATCAGCGCGACGGCGGCCGCGAGCGTCGGGTAGCCGTTCGTGAGCGGCAGCGCCGCGAGGCCGATCGCCATCAGCGTCAGGCCCAGGCGCGCCAGCCGCGCCTCGCCCAGCCGGTCCACCAGCTTGCCGAGGATCGCGGCGCGCGTGACGACCGAGATGATGCCGATGTACATGAAGAAGTAGCCGATCGTGCGCTCGGTGACGCCGTAGCGCGCCGCCAGGAAGAGCGCGAGGATCGACGTCACGCCCTGGAACGCGCCGATGGCAATGGCGTAGATCGAGATCAGGCGCGACGCGGGCTCGCCCGGGTGCGTGAGCACGCGCGCCACCGCCTGGTGCGAGCGCTGGCGCGGCACGATCGCCTTGTGCGAGCCGGTCGCGGTGCGCTCGACCTCGCGCGACTCGCGCAGGAAGCGCCACACGAAGAGGATGTTGACGAGGCAGAGCGCCGCCGCGAGCAGCCCGGGCGCCGCCTTGCCCGCGCCCTGCATCCACGAGCCGAGCACGGGGCCGAGCGCGACGCCGGCGTTCGTGGCGGCGGAGAGCCAGCCGAGGCTCTTCGCGCGGTCGTCGGGGCGCGCGACGTCGGCCACGTAGGCCTGGATCACGCCCACCGTGCCGCCGCCCGCGCCCTGCACCACGCGCGACAGGAAGAGCACGACGAGCGACGTCGCGTAGCCGAAGATGATGTACGCGACCGCCGACGCGGTGAGCGCGACGACGAGCGCGGGGCGCCGGCCGTAGCGGTCGGAGAAGCGGCCCCACAGCGGCGCGCTGAGAAGCTGCGCGACCGTGTACGCGCTCACCAGCAGCGCGGTGATCTGCCCGATGCCCAGGTGGTAGCGGATGGAGCCGAGCGCCACGTCGATCCCGTTCCCGCCGAGGTGCTGGGCGTAGAACGGGATCAGCGGGATCACCATCAGCAGGCCGACCATGTCGAGGAAGGCCGTGAACATCAGCGCGACCAGCTTGCCGACGCCCGCGCCGCCCTCCTGCCGGTCGCTCACTCCGCCTTCCCCAGCGCGGCCGGCGCCGCCGAGCGGCCCACCACGCCGGCCAGCGCGACGATCGTCAGCACGTAGGGGATCATCTCGACGAACTGCGACGGGATGAGCTGCGCGCCCTGCAGCTGGATCTGGAACGTCTCGGCCGCCGCGAACAGCACGCACGCCAGCGCGACGCGCTTCGGGTCCCAGCGTCCGAAGATCACTGCGGCGAGCGCGATGAAGCCGCGGCCGGCCGTCATGCCGTCGGTGAACTGGTGCTGGTCGAGCGCGAGGTACGCGCCGGCGAGCCCCGCCAGCGCGCCCGCGCACGCGACGCCCAGCACGCGCACGCGCGCCACCGGCACGCCGAGCGAGCGCGCGGCCTCGGGCTTCTCGCCGGCGGCGCGGATGCGGAGGCCGAACGGCGTGCGGTAGAGCAGCCACGCGGTCGCGGGCACGATCAGGAGCCCGATCCAGACGAGCGGGTTCTGCGCGGAGGCGGCGAGCGTCGCCAGCACGCCCGTCGCGCCGCCGCTCTCGCCGCCGAAGCCCGGCACGCGCGGCGAGTTGGACGAGCTGTCGAAGGCGTAGCGCAGGAAGAAGCGCGTGCCGCCGATGGCGAGCAGGTTGAGCGCGATGCCCGCGACGACCTGGTCGGCCTTGTAGCGGACCGTCGCGAGCGCCAGCAGCAGCGCGAGCGCGACGCCGCCCAGCAGGCCGGTCAGCAGCCCGACCCACG
This Roseisolibacter agri DNA region includes the following protein-coding sequences:
- a CDS encoding MFS transporter, producing the protein MSDRQEGGAGVGKLVALMFTAFLDMVGLLMVIPLIPFYAQHLGGNGIDVALGSIRYHLGIGQITALLVSAYTVAQLLSAPLWGRFSDRYGRRPALVVALTASAVAYIIFGYATSLVVLFLSRVVQGAGGGTVGVIQAYVADVARPDDRAKSLGWLSAATNAGVALGPVLGSWMQGAGKAAPGLLAAALCLVNILFVWRFLRESREVERTATGSHKAIVPRQRSHQAVARVLTHPGEPASRLISIYAIAIGAFQGVTSILALFLAARYGVTERTIGYFFMYIGIISVVTRAAILGKLVDRLGEARLARLGLTLMAIGLAALPLTNGYPTLAAAVALMPLGTAFTFPCVTAMLSRVTPKEERGLYMGVQQTFGGASRAIFPIIAGLAFDKLGVGVPFFIAAALVALTLLLGADLERYAKRESAAPA
- a CDS encoding ABC transporter permease, whose translation is MILLAFLAQTLRIVIPYLLAAAGGVLSERAGIVALTLEGFMLTGAFTAALGSYYAGSPWVGLLTGLLGGVALALLLALATVRYKADQVVAGIALNLLAIGGTRFFLRYAFDSSSNSPRVPGFGGESGGATGVLATLAASAQNPLVWIGLLIVPATAWLLYRTPFGLRIRAAGEKPEAARSLGVPVARVRVLGVACAGALAGLAGAYLALDQHQFTDGMTAGRGFIALAAVIFGRWDPKRVALACVLFAAAETFQIQLQGAQLIPSQFVEMIPYVLTIVALAGVVGRSAAPAALGKAE